The following are encoded together in the Pseudoalteromonas ruthenica genome:
- a CDS encoding CoA transferase subunit B, translating into MALTREQMAQRVAQELRDGYYVNLGIGIPTLVANYVPQGIDVMLQSENGLLGMGEYPTEETVDADMINAGKETVTARTGAAIFNSAESFAMIRGGHVDLTVLGAFEVDQNGNIASWMIPKKLVKGMGGAMDLVAGAKNIICTMTHASKHGESKLLKQCALPLTGVGCINKVITDLALLEIKDGAFHLLERAPGVSVEEIKAKTQGQLVCPDEVPEMTLA; encoded by the coding sequence ATGGCATTAACGCGAGAACAAATGGCGCAGCGCGTGGCTCAGGAATTACGCGATGGCTACTATGTAAACTTAGGCATAGGTATTCCTACCTTGGTTGCCAACTATGTGCCACAAGGCATTGATGTGATGCTGCAATCGGAAAATGGCTTACTGGGAATGGGTGAGTACCCAACAGAAGAGACGGTCGATGCCGATATGATAAACGCGGGTAAAGAAACGGTGACTGCGCGCACCGGCGCGGCTATTTTTAATTCCGCTGAAAGTTTTGCCATGATCCGAGGTGGCCATGTCGATTTAACCGTGCTCGGAGCCTTTGAAGTGGACCAAAATGGCAATATTGCTAGCTGGATGATCCCCAAGAAGTTGGTTAAGGGCATGGGTGGTGCTATGGACTTAGTTGCCGGTGCTAAAAACATTATTTGTACCATGACTCATGCTAGCAAGCATGGTGAATCGAAATTGCTAAAACAATGCGCGCTTCCCCTGACCGGTGTAGGTTGTATAAACAAGGTGATCACCGATTTAGCGTTACTAGAAATAAAAGATGGAGCCTTTCATCTGCTAGAGCGCGCACCGGGTGTGAGTGTGGAAGAAATCAAAGCCAAAACTCAAGGTCAGTTAGTCTGTCCCGATGAAGTGCCAGAGATGACCTTGGCGTAA
- a CDS encoding CoA transferase subunit A — MAGFNKVVSSYQEAMAGLENDMTVIAGGFGLCGIPEGLIKAIKERGTTGLTVVSNNCGIDGFGLGILLEDQQIKKMVASYVGENALFEQQLLSGELAVELTPQGTLAEKMRAGGAGIPAFFTATGVGTVVAEGKEIKQFNGRDYVLEPSIVGDFAIVKAWKADRYGNCVYRHTAMNFNPMAATAGKITVVEAEEIVEPGELQPSEIHTPGIYVQRVIKGQFEKRIEKRTVRG, encoded by the coding sequence ATGGCAGGTTTTAATAAAGTTGTAAGCAGCTACCAAGAAGCAATGGCAGGGTTAGAAAATGACATGACCGTGATTGCCGGTGGTTTTGGTTTATGTGGAATTCCCGAGGGCCTGATAAAAGCAATTAAAGAAAGAGGCACAACTGGACTCACTGTGGTTTCCAATAACTGTGGCATCGATGGTTTTGGTCTGGGTATTTTGCTGGAAGACCAACAAATTAAAAAAATGGTGGCCTCCTATGTAGGGGAAAATGCACTGTTCGAGCAGCAATTGCTCAGCGGTGAATTGGCAGTGGAATTAACGCCGCAGGGCACTCTAGCGGAGAAGATGCGCGCCGGTGGCGCCGGCATTCCCGCCTTTTTCACCGCTACTGGGGTGGGCACTGTGGTGGCCGAAGGGAAAGAGATTAAGCAATTTAACGGCCGTGACTATGTGCTTGAGCCGAGTATTGTCGGTGATTTTGCCATTGTTAAAGCATGGAAGGCAGACCGCTATGGCAATTGTGTGTACCGCCATACGGCGATGAACTTCAACCCTATGGCGGCAACGGCAGGTAAAATCACCGTGGTTGAAGCGGAAGAAATTGTTGAGCCGGGTGAGCTGCAGCCCAGTGAGATCCACACTCCAGGTATTTATGTACAGCGGGTGATCAAAGGGCAATTTGAAAAGCGCATTGAAAAACGCACGGTAAGAGGATAA
- the tesB gene encoding acyl-CoA thioesterase II — MSQALDKLLSLLKLEEIELGLYRGASQDLGFKAVFGGQVMGQALSAAKETLPEGRVVHSLHSYFLRPGDASRPIVYDVENIRDGRSLSTRRVSAIQYGKPIFYMTASFSGESQGLEHQSAMPDVPAPEGLRPALEFYQEHAHQIPEPIRNKFISEKPIEMRPVNFQNPFKPEVSEPVKHIWFKANGEMPDDQRIHNYLLAYASDFEFLPTALQPHGKSFMHPSMQVATIDHAMWFHRPFRMDEWMLYSVDSPSASGGRGLVRGQFFNRAGELVASTIQEGVMRER; from the coding sequence ATGAGCCAAGCATTAGATAAATTACTTTCCTTACTCAAGTTAGAAGAAATCGAACTCGGTCTTTATCGTGGTGCCAGCCAAGACCTTGGCTTTAAAGCGGTATTTGGTGGTCAAGTAATGGGCCAAGCGCTGTCGGCTGCGAAGGAAACTTTGCCAGAAGGGCGCGTTGTTCACTCATTGCACTCGTACTTCCTGCGCCCTGGCGATGCCTCTCGCCCCATTGTTTACGATGTCGAAAATATTCGCGATGGTCGAAGTCTAAGTACACGGCGCGTCAGCGCTATTCAGTATGGTAAGCCCATTTTCTACATGACGGCGTCATTCTCTGGTGAATCTCAAGGGCTTGAACACCAAAGCGCCATGCCGGATGTGCCAGCACCTGAGGGGCTGCGCCCAGCACTTGAATTTTATCAGGAGCACGCTCATCAGATCCCCGAGCCAATCCGCAATAAATTTATCAGTGAAAAGCCCATTGAGATGCGCCCGGTGAACTTCCAAAACCCCTTTAAGCCAGAAGTTTCTGAGCCAGTGAAGCACATTTGGTTTAAAGCCAATGGCGAGATGCCAGATGACCAGCGTATTCACAATTATCTGCTAGCCTACGCTTCTGACTTCGAGTTTCTACCTACGGCGCTCCAGCCCCACGGTAAATCATTTATGCACCCCAGCATGCAAGTGGCGACCATCGATCACGCCATGTGGTTCCACCGCCCATTCCGTATGGATGAGTGGATGCTGTATAGTGTCGACAGCCCCAGTGCTAGTGGTGGTCGTGGCTTAGTGCGCGGACAGTTCTTTAATCGTGCCGGCGAACTCGTAGCCTCGACCATTCAAGAAGGGGTGATGCGCGAGCGCTAG
- a CDS encoding 3-hydroxybutyrate dehydrogenase — protein sequence MNKRILITGAASGIGRYVAEHLGNQGHEILLTDLDGERAKTEANRLKEQGIRAQGLALNVADLPALEHFIASQPTIDVLINNAGIQHVERLEDYPLDKWQLLQDVLLNGPAMLTKAVLPAMREQNFGRIINIGSIHAQVASKYKSAYVAAKHGLIGLGKVLALETGDVDITVNTICPAYVKTPLVEAQIASQAKQHGISEQQVIDTIMLAPMPKKAFIGLDEIAHTVDFLMADAARNITAQAIALDGGWTAQ from the coding sequence ATGAATAAGCGAATTTTAATTACCGGCGCGGCCAGTGGCATTGGTCGCTACGTAGCCGAACACCTCGGCAACCAAGGGCATGAAATATTACTTACCGACTTGGACGGTGAACGAGCAAAGACTGAGGCTAATCGACTCAAAGAGCAGGGCATTCGAGCCCAAGGACTTGCTTTGAATGTTGCAGACTTGCCAGCGTTAGAGCACTTTATCGCCAGTCAGCCAACAATTGATGTGCTAATTAATAATGCGGGCATTCAGCATGTGGAGCGCTTAGAGGATTACCCTTTAGATAAATGGCAGCTCCTGCAAGATGTGCTGCTTAATGGCCCAGCGATGCTCACCAAAGCGGTGTTGCCGGCAATGCGCGAACAAAATTTTGGCCGCATCATTAATATTGGCTCTATTCACGCTCAGGTGGCGTCCAAGTATAAGTCGGCGTATGTCGCTGCCAAGCATGGTTTGATTGGCCTCGGCAAAGTGCTGGCATTGGAAACAGGAGATGTGGATATTACCGTGAACACCATTTGTCCTGCTTATGTGAAAACACCGCTGGTAGAGGCGCAAATCGCTAGCCAAGCTAAGCAGCATGGCATTTCCGAGCAGCAGGTGATCGATACCATTATGCTCGCGCCGATGCCGAAAAAGGCCTTTATTGGTTTAGATGAAATAGCCCATACCGTTGATTTTTTAATGGCCGACGCGGCGCGCAATATCACCGCTCAAGCAATCGCCCTTGATGGCGGTTGGACCGCGCAATAG
- a CDS encoding TIGR00266 family protein, translating to MQCHEIDYEIIGESMQMVEVELDPSETVIAEAGAMNYLEEGISYEAKMGDGSQVNQGFMSKLFSAGKRMISGESLFMTHFTNQGEGKKRVAFAAPFPGSIIPLNMAELGEQVYLQKDSFLCAAMGTEVNIAFQRRLGAGFFGGEGFILQHLKGDGMAFAHAGGTVVEKRLNGETLRLDTGCVVGFSGDIDFDIERVKGLRSMFFGGEGLFLATLRGHGTVWVQSLPFSRLADRVLEHAPRAGGSRQGEGSILGGLGDLIDGD from the coding sequence ATGCAATGTCATGAAATTGATTACGAAATTATCGGCGAATCGATGCAAATGGTGGAGGTCGAACTGGATCCCAGTGAAACCGTTATTGCCGAAGCGGGCGCCATGAACTACCTCGAAGAAGGGATCAGCTACGAGGCGAAAATGGGCGATGGCTCGCAGGTAAACCAGGGCTTTATGAGTAAGCTGTTCAGTGCGGGTAAGCGCATGATCAGTGGTGAGTCCTTGTTTATGACTCACTTTACCAACCAAGGAGAGGGCAAAAAACGTGTGGCTTTTGCGGCGCCTTTCCCTGGCTCGATTATCCCTTTAAATATGGCCGAACTAGGCGAGCAAGTGTACTTGCAAAAGGATTCGTTCCTGTGTGCGGCGATGGGCACCGAGGTGAATATCGCCTTTCAGCGCCGCCTAGGAGCAGGCTTTTTTGGTGGTGAAGGGTTTATCTTACAGCACCTAAAAGGTGATGGTATGGCCTTTGCCCATGCCGGGGGCACGGTAGTTGAGAAGCGTCTAAATGGCGAAACCCTGCGCTTAGACACCGGTTGTGTAGTCGGCTTTAGCGGCGATATCGACTTTGATATTGAGCGCGTGAAAGGACTTAGGTCAATGTTCTTCGGCGGCGAGGGGCTATTTTTAGCCACGTTGCGAGGCCATGGCACGGTGTGGGTGCAAAGCTTACCATTCTCCCGACTTGCCGACCGCGTGCTAGAGCATGCCCCGAGAGCGGGCGGTTCGCGCCAAGGTGAAGGCTCTATCTTAGGTGGCCTTGGCGATCTTATTGACGGTGACTAA
- a CDS encoding S41 family peptidase, producing MKKLAFFLSFFPLISTASDYSCEQEFNWLKKTFENNDAGFQYALSQKGEKNYLEHNKASLKAIKNADDISDCHQRLQQWLLFFREGHIGLSLNVKKENNAFVHKFNKTEFQQHLNNKTKEDIEGIWLLPSYTVGLKKEGSDYNGYVIESTNSKWQPGQLKLILNEENDGTYKATYYMADHSIRHVDSVGFIDQNHLSLGNNWLTLSRQNPKEESKAEVLQYVQLMESKTPLVQQLSKETALLRIPSFSYTDKKHIDTVIRDNLETILSTENLIIDIRGNGGGSDISYEEILPIIYTNPIRNVGVEFLSTPLNNSRMLKFIDDENFSDDDKKWAKEGYKTLQQRLGQFVNLDAQSVSVKKLENVNPLPKKVGILIDESNGSTAEQFLLAAKQSYKVKLLGAPTRGVLDISNMHQVDSPSKNLTLHYSLSKSLRVPEMTIDGKGIQPDFYLDSSIPAYQWVSYTRGMLEEM from the coding sequence ATGAAAAAGTTAGCATTTTTTCTGTCATTTTTTCCATTGATATCTACCGCCAGTGACTATAGCTGTGAACAGGAATTTAATTGGCTAAAGAAAACTTTTGAGAACAACGATGCGGGCTTTCAGTATGCGCTATCTCAAAAAGGCGAAAAAAACTACCTCGAACATAATAAAGCATCTCTTAAGGCTATAAAAAATGCTGACGACATAAGTGACTGCCACCAAAGACTTCAACAATGGTTGTTATTTTTCCGTGAGGGTCATATAGGGCTCAGCCTCAATGTAAAAAAAGAGAATAACGCTTTTGTGCATAAGTTTAATAAAACAGAGTTCCAACAGCATTTAAATAATAAAACCAAAGAGGATATAGAAGGCATATGGCTCTTGCCGAGCTATACAGTTGGACTAAAAAAAGAAGGCAGTGATTATAATGGCTATGTGATTGAGTCGACAAATTCAAAGTGGCAACCAGGCCAACTGAAACTCATCCTCAATGAGGAAAATGATGGTACTTATAAAGCCACCTATTATATGGCTGACCATTCTATACGCCATGTAGACTCAGTAGGCTTTATAGATCAAAACCATCTTAGCTTGGGAAATAATTGGCTAACCTTATCAAGACAGAACCCCAAAGAAGAGAGCAAAGCTGAAGTTCTTCAATATGTTCAACTCATGGAGTCTAAAACACCATTGGTTCAACAATTAAGTAAGGAAACAGCCTTACTTAGAATTCCATCATTTTCATATACCGATAAAAAACATATTGATACCGTTATTCGAGACAACCTAGAAACCATTCTAAGTACTGAAAATCTTATCATAGATATACGCGGCAACGGCGGTGGTAGTGATATCAGTTATGAAGAAATATTGCCTATCATCTACACCAACCCTATACGCAATGTAGGAGTTGAGTTCTTATCAACACCGCTGAATAATTCAAGAATGCTAAAGTTCATCGACGATGAGAATTTCAGTGATGACGATAAAAAATGGGCCAAAGAGGGTTACAAAACGCTGCAACAACGCCTAGGCCAATTTGTTAATTTGGATGCACAATCAGTTAGCGTAAAGAAGTTAGAAAACGTTAACCCTTTACCAAAGAAGGTGGGTATTTTAATCGATGAGAGTAATGGCAGCACAGCAGAGCAGTTTTTACTTGCCGCAAAACAAAGCTATAAAGTGAAGCTATTAGGCGCTCCAACGCGTGGTGTTTTGGATATCTCTAATATGCACCAAGTCGATTCCCCAAGTAAGAATCTAACGCTGCACTACAGCCTTAGTAAAAGCCTGCGAGTTCCAGAAATGACAATTGATGGTAAAGGCATTCAACCTGATTTCTATCTTGATTCAAGTATTCCCGCTTACCAATGGGTTTCTTACACGCGTGGCATGTTAGAAGAGATGTGA
- a CDS encoding TonB-dependent receptor has product MNTLTLRHSSIALAISTALTSTAALAGGGGEKAELERIEVTARKSVENLQEVPVAVTSIGETELLENGISVMTEVQQFSPNTTLQASRGTNSTITAFIRGVGQQDPLWGYEPGVGIYIDDVYVARPQGAVLDLLDVQQIEVLRGPQGTLYGKNTIGGAIKYVTKEMTGDMTFDVEGTVGSYNQRDLKITGQLPLVDDTLYLGYGFATLNRDGFGEFLTSAQPDQDRENYNKDLTAARVTLEYRPSDDLFFRLAWDKTDDESNSKGGYRLLPSLLTDAPVPDSVYDSYTSLPTWNKVELEGYSLTARWYLNNNTSLKYIGAQRDSYSPTNIDFDNTSVRIFDVPAIYDDEQTTHELQLNHEGDNYKLVSGLYYFDGESCGQFQAILEVLGQSLGAPGLTREVSGCNNSTSKAAYIQGSVDLSEQWSMTLGARYTRDSKEAIVNNGLVFDTVYPESGWIPGYVRPEGQLVPTVLDDDKDWSRFTPRVGVEYQYNNDIMFFASYAQGFKSGTFNPRASTAEPAANPEIVDSFELGMKSEWNNNLRANVTLFTLDHEDRQYISVLPGDTSADLNQRLGNIGKSSANGVELELNYVATDALSFDASLGYIDADFEEVLDTDPETGEVFDKSDRFSISNTPDLTFNLGATYRLYSEHGDWVINGNYYHRGDYVLFEEDSLLSQDSYGLLNLSVNWYSPDGQWRVGLHAKNLTDEEYMIGGYQFVTPDPTDPSDVSKYTPGLGGDNTLIGYYGDPRTVSLTVGYRF; this is encoded by the coding sequence ATGAACACACTAACTTTAAGGCATTCAAGCATCGCCTTAGCCATTAGTACCGCACTCACGAGCACCGCAGCACTGGCTGGCGGTGGTGGCGAAAAAGCTGAGTTGGAACGCATTGAGGTGACTGCGCGTAAATCGGTGGAAAACTTACAAGAGGTGCCGGTGGCGGTTACCTCTATCGGTGAGACCGAGTTATTAGAAAACGGCATTTCGGTAATGACAGAAGTGCAACAATTCTCACCCAATACCACCTTACAAGCGAGTCGCGGCACTAACTCAACGATTACCGCATTTATTCGTGGCGTCGGTCAGCAAGACCCGCTGTGGGGTTATGAACCTGGGGTCGGTATTTATATCGATGATGTATACGTGGCCCGCCCACAAGGCGCCGTTTTAGATCTCCTTGATGTACAACAAATTGAGGTGTTACGCGGCCCCCAAGGCACACTTTACGGTAAAAATACCATTGGCGGTGCGATAAAATACGTTACCAAAGAAATGACTGGCGATATGACCTTTGATGTTGAAGGTACGGTAGGCAGCTATAATCAGCGCGACTTGAAGATCACTGGGCAACTGCCTTTAGTGGATGACACGCTTTATCTAGGCTATGGCTTTGCCACCTTAAACCGCGACGGTTTCGGGGAGTTCTTAACCTCAGCGCAGCCCGACCAAGACCGTGAAAATTACAATAAAGACCTAACCGCAGCTCGGGTGACCTTAGAGTATCGCCCTAGCGACGATTTGTTCTTCCGCCTCGCTTGGGATAAAACCGACGATGAGTCGAACTCCAAAGGGGGCTACCGCTTACTGCCCAGCTTGCTCACCGATGCTCCCGTGCCAGATAGCGTTTATGATTCTTACACCAGCTTACCAACATGGAATAAGGTTGAGTTAGAAGGTTACAGCTTAACCGCGCGCTGGTATCTCAATAACAACACTTCATTAAAGTACATTGGTGCGCAGCGCGATAGCTACTCGCCGACCAATATCGACTTTGATAATACCTCAGTGCGCATTTTTGACGTGCCGGCCATCTATGATGACGAGCAAACTACCCATGAATTGCAGCTCAATCACGAGGGCGACAATTACAAGCTTGTTTCCGGTCTCTATTACTTCGATGGTGAGTCTTGCGGGCAATTCCAGGCCATTTTGGAAGTACTCGGACAAAGCTTAGGAGCACCGGGGCTCACTCGTGAGGTGAGTGGTTGCAACAACTCCACCAGCAAAGCAGCTTATATTCAAGGCAGTGTGGATTTAAGTGAACAGTGGTCAATGACCCTCGGAGCGCGCTACACCCGCGACAGTAAAGAAGCCATTGTTAACAACGGCCTGGTGTTTGACACTGTGTACCCTGAGTCTGGCTGGATCCCAGGCTATGTGCGCCCAGAAGGTCAATTGGTGCCGACAGTGCTCGATGATGACAAAGATTGGTCACGGTTTACTCCCCGGGTAGGTGTAGAGTATCAATATAATAACGATATAATGTTCTTTGCCAGCTATGCACAGGGCTTTAAATCGGGCACCTTTAACCCGCGAGCCAGCACCGCCGAGCCAGCCGCCAACCCGGAGATTGTTGACTCCTTTGAGCTCGGTATGAAAAGCGAATGGAACAATAACCTGCGTGCCAATGTCACCTTATTCACCTTAGACCATGAAGATCGCCAATACATTTCGGTACTCCCAGGAGACACCTCTGCCGATTTAAATCAGCGTTTGGGAAATATTGGTAAATCGTCTGCAAACGGTGTGGAGCTCGAGCTTAACTATGTAGCCACCGATGCACTGAGTTTTGATGCCTCACTGGGCTATATTGATGCTGACTTTGAAGAAGTACTCGACACGGACCCAGAGACTGGTGAAGTGTTTGATAAGTCAGACCGCTTTAGTATTTCTAACACCCCAGACTTAACCTTTAATTTAGGCGCGACTTACCGCCTTTACAGCGAACATGGCGACTGGGTCATAAACGGTAACTATTACCATCGTGGTGATTACGTGCTGTTCGAAGAAGACAGTCTGCTAAGCCAAGACAGCTATGGCTTGCTCAATCTAAGCGTTAACTGGTATAGCCCAGACGGCCAGTGGCGAGTCGGTCTACATGCAAAGAACTTAACTGACGAAGAGTACATGATTGGCGGCTATCAATTTGTTACGCCTGATCCCACTGACCCCAGTGATGTGAGCAAATACACGCCAGGCTTAGGCGGTGATAATACACTGATCGGTTACTATGGTGACCCTCGCACTGTATCGTTAACCGTTGGCTATCGCTTCTAA
- a CDS encoding GntP family permease, with translation MLSMVGLIGGLVLLIILTLRGMNLFIAAPLCALLVALSGNMALFPSSGVELDFVSTYMGGFAGFLSAWFFMFLLGSLFGKFMEDSGAADSVARAIVNKLGMKHAVLAVVIACAVLTYGGVSVFIVAFSVYPMALSLFKDANLPRRFIPATLAFGSVTFTMTSAGSPEIQNWIPIKYLGTSPYAAWEVSLVIAVFMAITGYWWLKRMITKAVNNGERFESRDDDPEIPERDYPHPITGVIPLLVVLALSFSLHDVLQQSALIVALLGGVLALLIINFKHFHNLSGAINLGTTGALVAIGNTSAVVGFGAVAKNTEAFQLAVEVMTNMPGNELLGAAVAVSVIAGLTGSASGGQAIALPLVAPHYLDAGVNPEQLHRVVAISSGALDTLPHNGYVVTTIRAICKETHQRAYWSMAALTAVIPLIGVALALALFILF, from the coding sequence ATGCTCAGTATGGTTGGCCTAATCGGTGGCTTAGTTTTACTTATAATTCTGACTTTGCGTGGCATGAACTTGTTTATCGCCGCGCCTCTGTGTGCGCTGCTTGTTGCTCTAAGTGGCAATATGGCGTTGTTTCCAAGCAGTGGTGTTGAGCTGGATTTTGTCAGCACCTACATGGGTGGCTTCGCAGGGTTTTTAAGCGCCTGGTTTTTCATGTTCTTACTGGGCTCGTTATTCGGGAAGTTTATGGAAGACAGCGGTGCAGCCGACAGCGTTGCCCGTGCCATAGTGAATAAACTGGGTATGAAGCACGCGGTCTTGGCCGTGGTTATAGCCTGTGCTGTGTTAACCTATGGTGGCGTCAGTGTATTTATCGTCGCCTTTTCGGTTTATCCAATGGCCCTTAGCTTGTTTAAAGATGCCAACTTACCACGACGCTTTATTCCCGCTACGCTCGCGTTTGGCTCGGTGACCTTTACCATGACCTCGGCGGGTTCACCAGAGATCCAAAACTGGATCCCCATTAAGTACCTTGGCACCTCACCCTACGCCGCATGGGAAGTCAGTTTAGTGATTGCCGTGTTTATGGCCATCACTGGCTACTGGTGGCTGAAACGGATGATCACCAAAGCGGTAAATAATGGCGAGCGCTTTGAAAGTCGTGATGATGACCCGGAAATACCAGAGCGTGACTATCCGCACCCCATTACCGGTGTTATTCCCTTGCTAGTGGTGCTCGCGCTGTCTTTTAGCTTGCACGATGTCCTACAGCAAAGTGCCTTGATAGTGGCATTACTCGGCGGTGTACTCGCACTGCTGATTATCAACTTTAAACACTTTCACAACCTCAGCGGTGCTATCAACTTAGGCACGACCGGCGCGCTGGTGGCTATCGGTAATACCAGTGCCGTGGTTGGTTTTGGTGCGGTGGCGAAAAACACCGAAGCCTTCCAATTGGCGGTTGAAGTCATGACTAATATGCCCGGTAATGAGTTATTAGGTGCAGCTGTGGCAGTGAGCGTTATTGCAGGGCTGACCGGGTCAGCCTCCGGCGGGCAGGCCATCGCCTTACCCTTAGTCGCTCCTCATTACCTTGATGCTGGCGTCAATCCTGAACAATTACACCGGGTGGTGGCAATCAGTTCAGGGGCGCTCGATACCTTGCCGCATAATGGTTATGTGGTCACCACCATCCGCGCAATTTGTAAAGAAACCCATCAACGCGCGTACTGGTCAATGGCGGCTCTGACAGCGGTGATCCCATTAATTGGCGTGGCGCTAGCGCTGGCCTTATTTATCTTATTTTAA
- a CDS encoding E22 family MetX-like putative esterase — MLKVIGVVLIIASHWASAQSDPMLVEKQRFAFTNYTTESGETLPQVQVGWESYGTLNEAKDNVILITHFFSGTSHAAGKYSVDDAQPGYWDAIIGPGKAIDTNKYYVISSDTLVNANWHNEQVITTGPASINPKTGKPYGLDFPVVTIGDFVEVQKRLLDSLGIDKLHAVIGASMGSFQALEWSVRYPDMVERLVHVIGAAKMDAWTVPALEKWALPIRLDANWNNGNYYDGERPLAGVTATMLNITQDAMHPKIYQASFPNFTVQDEGAKQDIRTLPAISQTLHQRAAARAQTQDANHILYLVRASQLYSAGMQEDLSAAAQKIKADILLMPASNDLLLRPGPVRAFAQLLKAQGKNVKIEEIDGIWGHLDGIFSIQTKAPVIAEFLAE; from the coding sequence ATGCTAAAAGTCATTGGCGTTGTTTTAATTATTGCTAGCCATTGGGCGAGTGCGCAAAGCGACCCTATGCTGGTGGAAAAGCAGCGCTTTGCCTTTACAAACTACACCACTGAATCGGGCGAGACCCTGCCCCAGGTGCAGGTCGGCTGGGAAAGCTACGGCACCCTTAACGAGGCTAAAGACAACGTTATTCTCATCACCCACTTTTTCTCCGGGACGTCTCATGCTGCGGGTAAATACAGTGTTGATGATGCCCAGCCCGGGTATTGGGATGCGATTATCGGCCCAGGGAAGGCCATTGATACCAACAAATATTATGTGATTAGCTCTGACACCTTGGTAAACGCCAATTGGCATAACGAACAGGTGATCACCACCGGTCCGGCGTCTATCAACCCTAAAACCGGAAAGCCCTATGGTTTAGACTTCCCGGTGGTAACCATTGGCGATTTTGTGGAAGTACAAAAGCGCCTGCTGGATAGCTTGGGGATCGACAAATTACACGCCGTTATAGGTGCATCAATGGGCTCATTTCAAGCCTTAGAGTGGTCGGTGCGCTACCCCGATATGGTCGAGCGTTTGGTGCATGTCATTGGCGCTGCGAAAATGGACGCTTGGACGGTCCCTGCATTAGAGAAGTGGGCATTGCCTATTCGCCTTGACGCCAATTGGAACAACGGCAATTACTACGACGGAGAACGCCCACTGGCTGGGGTGACGGCCACCATGTTGAATATCACCCAAGATGCCATGCATCCAAAAATTTACCAAGCGAGCTTCCCTAATTTTACAGTGCAGGATGAAGGTGCCAAGCAAGATATTCGTACTTTACCGGCCATTAGCCAAACCTTACATCAACGTGCCGCTGCCCGCGCTCAGACCCAAGATGCAAACCATATTTTGTACTTAGTTCGCGCCTCTCAGCTCTACAGTGCCGGTATGCAAGAAGACTTAAGCGCTGCTGCACAGAAAATCAAAGCAGATATCTTATTGATGCCGGCGAGCAATGACTTACTGCTGCGCCCAGGTCCAGTACGGGCGTTTGCGCAGCTGCTAAAAGCACAAGGGAAAAACGTAAAAATAGAAGAAATAGACGGTATTTGGGGGCACCTTGACGGTATTTTTTCGATTCAAACAAAAGCGCCTGTCATTGCCGAGTTTTTAGCGGAGTAA
- a CDS encoding EVE domain-containing protein — MAYWLLKTEPDAFSLADLQAAENDTTVWDGVRNYQARNFIRDGMQVGDKVFIYHSSCKVPAIVGIGEVTRGPYADPTQFDASSDYYDPKATPESPRWFSVDVQYRQSFKQPITLKAIKADPAIAELALKKSGRLSVMPVSEQEWQHLCGIAKP; from the coding sequence ATGGCTTACTGGTTATTAAAAACTGAGCCCGACGCGTTTTCGTTGGCAGACTTACAAGCCGCCGAAAACGACACTACAGTATGGGATGGGGTACGCAATTACCAAGCCCGTAATTTTATCCGCGATGGCATGCAAGTGGGTGACAAGGTCTTTATCTATCACTCTAGTTGCAAGGTGCCCGCGATTGTCGGCATCGGTGAAGTAACGCGAGGCCCTTATGCCGATCCCACGCAGTTTGATGCCAGTAGTGATTATTATGACCCTAAGGCCACACCAGAGTCACCGCGCTGGTTTAGTGTCGATGTGCAATACCGACAAAGCTTTAAGCAGCCGATAACCTTAAAAGCAATTAAGGCAGACCCCGCTATCGCCGAGCTGGCTTTAAAAAAGTCAGGGCGTTTATCGGTGATGCCGGTGAGCGAACAAGAATGGCAACACCTATGCGGCATTGCCAAACCGTAA